One part of the Acidimicrobiales bacterium genome encodes these proteins:
- a CDS encoding thiolase domain-containing protein, with protein sequence MSWNRVAVVGAGLIKFGELFEQSYEQMAAGAFEAALANVDKGMSRDAVDFAVVATQRGSLWGQESISGNTVPSALGLNGIACTRVENACPSGSDAFRMGAMAVASGVHDCVLVIGVEKMRDKSSDEGLLARAAAGHPIYTRGESAPALFAPFATRHMYEFGTTREMLASVAVKNHHNGALDPYAHFQNEVTVDDVLNGPPVCHPLHLLDCCPQTDGAAAALLVPAERAAEFTDKPVYVAGFGLATDHPWMHEKSSYVGIKATTLAAERAYRMAGLTQAEIDMAEVHDCFTITEILDIEDLGFVDKGKGGIASIEGDTALGGRIPVNTSGGLLAKGHPIGATGVAQLTECWWQLRGQAEERQVEIRHGNVLQHNVGGRGSGVAVVNILTTNTD encoded by the coding sequence ATGAGCTGGAACCGTGTCGCCGTCGTCGGCGCCGGCCTCATCAAGTTCGGTGAGCTGTTCGAGCAGAGCTATGAGCAGATGGCGGCGGGGGCATTCGAGGCGGCGCTCGCCAACGTCGACAAGGGTATGTCGCGCGACGCGGTCGACTTCGCTGTCGTCGCCACCCAGCGGGGCAGCCTGTGGGGACAGGAGAGCATCTCCGGCAACACCGTGCCGAGCGCGCTCGGGCTGAACGGCATCGCGTGCACCCGGGTCGAGAACGCCTGCCCGAGCGGGAGCGACGCCTTCCGCATGGGCGCCATGGCCGTGGCCAGCGGCGTCCACGACTGCGTGCTCGTCATCGGCGTCGAGAAGATGCGCGACAAGTCGTCCGACGAAGGCCTCCTCGCGCGCGCCGCCGCCGGGCACCCGATCTACACGCGGGGCGAATCCGCCCCGGCGCTGTTCGCACCGTTCGCCACCCGGCACATGTACGAGTTCGGCACCACTCGGGAGATGCTGGCGAGCGTCGCGGTGAAGAACCACCACAATGGTGCGCTCGATCCGTATGCCCACTTCCAGAACGAGGTGACGGTGGACGACGTCCTCAACGGCCCGCCGGTCTGCCACCCGTTGCACCTGCTCGACTGCTGCCCACAGACCGACGGTGCCGCCGCCGCGCTCCTCGTCCCCGCCGAGCGCGCCGCGGAGTTCACCGACAAGCCGGTGTACGTGGCGGGTTTCGGTTTGGCGACCGACCACCCGTGGATGCACGAGAAGTCCTCCTATGTCGGGATCAAGGCCACCACGCTCGCCGCGGAACGTGCCTACCGGATGGCCGGGCTGACCCAGGCCGAGATCGACATGGCCGAGGTCCACGACTGCTTCACGATCACCGAGATCCTCGACATCGAAGACCTCGGCTTCGTCGACAAGGGCAAGGGCGGTATCGCGTCGATCGAGGGTGACACGGCGCTCGGTGGGCGGATCCCGGTCAACACCAGCGGCGGCCTTCTCGCCAAAGGCCACCCGATCGGTGCCACCGGCGTCGCCCAGCTCACCGAGTGCTGGTGGCAACTGCGGGGCCAAGCCGAAGAGCGCCAGGTCGAGATCCGCCACGGCAACGTCCTGCAGCACAACGTCGGTGGACGCGGGTCGGGCGTGGCGGTCGTGAACATCCTCACCACGAACACCGATTGA
- a CDS encoding primary-amine oxidase yields the protein MADAVSSTATEHPLAPLTAAEIDAAVALVRGHAGFGDTARFAYVGLAPPTKDEVRSWSPAQPVDRRVRLMVVTGPEANVVEVVAALATGSLSVTEVPGVRPALLFEESFAAIVALHGHPDWQAAMRRRGIEDMSTVQIDPWPAGSFGVAHEEGRRICRCLAYVRETPDDNGYAHPVEGVIGFVDMARGEVLEVVDTGVVPIPAESGSYYPESVGPLRADLKPIEITQPEGPSFTVEGDLVRWQKWSLRVSMDAVEGLVLHQVGYEDDGRVRSILFRASVSEMVVPYGDPGPMHGWKNAFDAGEWGLGRMVNSLTLGCDCLGVIHYFDAVFATERGTPYVVKNAVCMHEEDYGILWKHNDPRSGRTEVRRSRRLVVSSIATVGNYDYGFFWYFYLDGTIQFEVKLTGILSTMAVVPGAHPPFASMVAPQLAAPYHQHLFNVRLDVDVDGATNSVYEVDSRPVPPGPENPWANAFAPVATLLATEAAAQRVVEPAASRYWKIVNPQSENRLGIPVAYKLLPGPTPTLLADAGSSVARRAGFATRNLWVTPYAPDERRAAGDYPNQHAGGDGLPKWTTQDRPVTERDIVVWYSFGVTHVPRPEDWPVMPVEYAGFHLVPVGFFDRNPALDVPPPPAACHTP from the coding sequence GTGGCGGACGCAGTGTCGTCGACGGCAACGGAGCACCCGCTCGCGCCCCTGACCGCCGCCGAGATCGACGCCGCCGTGGCCCTGGTGAGGGGGCACGCCGGCTTCGGCGACACGGCGCGGTTCGCGTACGTGGGCCTGGCCCCGCCGACGAAGGACGAGGTGCGCTCCTGGTCTCCGGCACAGCCGGTCGACCGCCGGGTGCGGCTCATGGTCGTGACGGGGCCCGAGGCGAACGTGGTCGAGGTGGTCGCTGCGCTCGCCACCGGCTCGCTGTCGGTGACCGAGGTCCCCGGGGTGCGCCCCGCACTGTTGTTCGAGGAGTCGTTCGCGGCCATCGTGGCGCTGCACGGGCACCCCGATTGGCAGGCCGCCATGCGCCGCCGGGGCATCGAGGACATGAGCACGGTGCAGATCGACCCGTGGCCGGCGGGGTCGTTCGGCGTGGCGCACGAAGAGGGGCGGCGGATCTGCCGCTGCCTCGCCTACGTCCGCGAGACCCCGGACGACAACGGGTACGCCCACCCCGTCGAGGGCGTGATCGGCTTCGTCGACATGGCTCGCGGCGAGGTGCTCGAGGTGGTCGACACCGGGGTGGTGCCCATCCCCGCCGAGAGCGGCAGCTACTACCCCGAGTCGGTGGGCCCCCTACGCGCCGACCTCAAGCCCATCGAGATCACGCAGCCCGAGGGCCCGAGCTTCACGGTGGAAGGCGACCTCGTCCGGTGGCAGAAGTGGTCCCTCCGGGTGTCGATGGACGCCGTGGAGGGCCTCGTGCTGCACCAGGTGGGCTACGAGGACGACGGGCGGGTCCGGTCGATCCTGTTCCGGGCCTCGGTGAGCGAGATGGTCGTGCCCTACGGCGACCCCGGCCCCATGCACGGATGGAAGAACGCCTTCGACGCCGGCGAGTGGGGCCTCGGGCGGATGGTGAACTCCCTCACCCTGGGGTGCGACTGCCTGGGGGTCATCCACTACTTCGACGCCGTCTTCGCCACCGAGCGGGGCACGCCCTATGTCGTGAAGAACGCCGTCTGCATGCACGAGGAGGACTACGGCATCCTCTGGAAGCACAACGACCCGCGCTCGGGCCGGACCGAGGTGCGGCGGTCGCGCCGGCTGGTGGTGAGCTCCATCGCCACCGTGGGCAACTACGACTACGGCTTCTTCTGGTACTTCTACCTCGACGGGACGATCCAGTTCGAGGTGAAGCTGACGGGCATCCTGTCGACCATGGCCGTGGTGCCGGGCGCCCACCCCCCGTTCGCCTCGATGGTGGCGCCGCAGCTCGCCGCCCCGTACCACCAGCACCTGTTCAACGTCCGGCTCGACGTTGACGTCGACGGCGCCACCAACTCGGTCTACGAGGTGGACTCGCGCCCCGTGCCGCCGGGACCGGAGAACCCCTGGGCGAACGCCTTCGCGCCGGTGGCGACCCTGCTCGCCACCGAGGCCGCGGCCCAACGCGTCGTGGAGCCGGCCGCCAGCCGCTACTGGAAGATCGTGAACCCGCAGTCCGAGAACCGGTTGGGCATCCCCGTCGCCTACAAGCTCCTCCCCGGGCCCACCCCCACCTTGCTGGCGGACGCGGGCTCGAGCGTGGCCCGACGCGCCGGGTTCGCCACCCGCAACCTGTGGGTGACGCCCTACGCGCCCGACGAGCGGCGCGCCGCGGGCGACTATCCCAACCAGCACGCCGGGGGCGACGGCCTGCCCAAGTGGACGACGCAGGACCGGCCCGTGACCGAGCGCGACATCGTCGTCTGGTACTCCTTCGGCGTCACGCACGTGCCGCGGCCGGAGGACTGGCCGGTCATGCCGGTCGAGTACGCGGGCTTCCACCTCGTCCCCGTGGGGTTCTTCGACCGCAACCCCGCGCTCGACGTGCCGCCGCCGCCCGCCGCCTGCCACACGCCCTGA
- a CDS encoding BTAD domain-containing putative transcriptional regulator, with product MIAVRLLGPVEVEVDGDKVALSRTLERALLARLALEPGQPVSTSRLVDDLWGDHAPRDGVASLQGLVYRLRRTLGPEGRCIVRVANGYSLDAEAVQVDVTAFHRLVARARATSASDSPRDAPGLLRAALDLWRGPPLSGLESLPFVGTQATRLNAARLAALGDRIAADLAAGRHGDVIAELETLVAEHPFEERFWGQLMLALYRSGSQAGALRCFARLRGVLRDELGIDPGPAVAELEQSILRQDPCLALAPAAPASLPAATGAAVPAPDDEPIDGRRRAAPSGAEFSDLSWLAPAGAVGFVGRLAELDVARSARLRAVAGEQLLLLVTGEPGIGKTRLTAEFAREFDADGDLVLHGRWDEEPLCPYQAFREALGRYARRAPASLVRADVGPLTPVLGRIVPELVENHGAGGLLVDGGPEGESDGQGESKGEREGEREGEGEGEGEGERYQAFDAVSRWIDAIAARRRLVLVLDDLHWADRPSLLLLEYLLRSTSPSPVLIVATYRQTDAKVAGWFSESLAGIRRTASVERVALGGLSAAETQELVEAAIGRSLTDPEAVGAANLQRHTGGNPFFLQEVVRDLNEAGRSLEAWTVANADELLLPDRLRDVVHWRLRQLSGVCMRVLSAASAMGEEFDIATVGQAIDCDEATLLAALDEARQAGVVSESSRDFDTHRFAHAVVRQALYDELGLSRRARLHRQLGAALEARYGVDSGRHAAELARHFYLGAGAGGVNDALRYLRLAADYALQQVAYEAAADHLARALEIVSVYRPSDELERCHLLLAIGRACMKAGRTSDANARFLEAFDVADRCGRADLLAEAALGYGGVLPAGSEPNPQARALLESALPALSPEDGRARALVLGRLAQWGHFDRPRAEREALVDEAVAIARHLDQPSTLAAVLGYRYWALDGPDDPEQQVAVAMEIRRLGEQTGDRETVLHGLKCELHSRFELGDFERSRRVAADLGAIAAQMQQPEYLRLGCMWDSLVAGIEGRYADAEQSAAQAAAILERTEHPQLYALYVGLSLPWRWLQGRMEELRPLLELGKTGRASLGESALVAWVASEIGHGDQAGATLASLDPAEVTDSDHNFHWWFLVVALAQTAWNLGDRQWAAVVSDIIEPYADHNCRGGQATFLGAASMHLGALSLLLGRNVAAVAHLEAALARHQSMRARPFACLTQGLLATALRRDGSAHSVARARQLEDEAGTTAAALGIAPRFSPPGS from the coding sequence GTGATCGCCGTCCGCTTGCTCGGTCCTGTGGAAGTCGAGGTCGACGGGGACAAGGTCGCGCTCTCCCGCACCCTCGAACGGGCCCTCCTGGCCAGATTGGCGCTCGAGCCCGGCCAGCCGGTGTCCACCAGCAGGCTGGTGGACGACCTCTGGGGCGATCACGCGCCGAGGGACGGGGTCGCCAGCCTGCAGGGGCTCGTCTACCGCCTGCGGCGGACGCTCGGACCGGAGGGCCGGTGCATCGTCCGCGTCGCCAACGGGTACTCGCTCGACGCCGAGGCGGTGCAGGTCGACGTGACCGCCTTCCACCGGCTCGTGGCGCGGGCGCGCGCCACCTCGGCGTCCGACAGCCCCCGTGACGCACCGGGACTGCTGCGCGCCGCGCTCGACCTGTGGAGAGGGCCACCGCTGTCCGGCCTGGAGTCGCTCCCGTTCGTCGGCACGCAGGCCACGCGCCTGAACGCTGCCCGGCTGGCCGCCCTGGGCGACCGGATCGCCGCCGACCTCGCCGCCGGCCGGCACGGCGACGTGATCGCCGAGCTCGAGACACTGGTGGCCGAGCACCCCTTCGAGGAGCGATTCTGGGGGCAGCTCATGCTCGCCCTGTACCGCTCGGGCTCACAAGCCGGGGCACTGCGGTGCTTCGCCCGCCTGCGCGGCGTGCTGCGCGACGAGCTCGGCATCGACCCCGGACCGGCGGTGGCCGAGCTCGAACAGTCGATCCTGCGCCAGGACCCCTGCCTGGCCCTGGCGCCGGCGGCGCCGGCGTCCCTCCCGGCGGCGACCGGCGCGGCGGTGCCGGCGCCCGACGACGAGCCGATCGATGGACGCCGGCGGGCGGCGCCGTCCGGTGCCGAGTTCTCGGATCTCTCGTGGCTGGCACCGGCGGGCGCGGTGGGCTTCGTCGGGCGTCTCGCCGAGCTCGACGTGGCGCGATCGGCCCGACTGCGAGCGGTCGCGGGGGAGCAACTGCTCCTCTTGGTGACCGGGGAGCCCGGCATCGGCAAGACCCGCCTCACCGCGGAGTTCGCACGCGAGTTCGACGCCGACGGCGACCTCGTTCTGCACGGCCGCTGGGACGAGGAGCCGCTGTGCCCGTACCAGGCGTTCCGCGAGGCGCTGGGTCGCTATGCGCGCCGTGCGCCCGCATCGCTCGTCCGCGCCGACGTCGGGCCCCTGACCCCGGTCCTCGGCCGCATCGTGCCCGAGCTGGTCGAGAACCACGGCGCCGGCGGGCTCCTCGTCGACGGCGGGCCGGAGGGCGAGAGCGACGGCCAGGGCGAAAGCAAGGGCGAACGCGAGGGCGAACGCGAGGGCGAGGGCGAGGGCGAGGGCGAGGGCGAGCGCTACCAGGCGTTCGATGCCGTCAGCCGGTGGATCGACGCCATCGCCGCTCGTCGCCGGCTGGTGCTCGTGCTCGACGACCTACACTGGGCGGACAGACCCTCGCTCCTGCTGCTGGAGTACCTCCTGCGGTCGACGTCGCCGTCCCCGGTGCTGATCGTGGCCACCTACCGCCAGACCGACGCCAAGGTGGCGGGATGGTTCTCCGAGTCCCTGGCGGGCATCCGCCGCACGGCGTCGGTCGAGCGCGTCGCTCTGGGCGGGCTGTCGGCAGCCGAGACCCAGGAGCTGGTGGAGGCGGCCATCGGGCGCTCGCTCACCGACCCCGAGGCGGTGGGGGCGGCCAATCTGCAGCGCCACACCGGTGGGAACCCGTTCTTCCTGCAGGAGGTCGTCCGGGACCTCAACGAGGCGGGACGCTCGCTCGAGGCGTGGACGGTGGCCAACGCCGACGAGCTCCTGCTGCCCGACCGGCTGCGCGACGTCGTGCACTGGCGCCTGCGCCAGCTGTCGGGCGTGTGCATGCGCGTCCTGTCCGCCGCCTCGGCGATGGGAGAGGAGTTCGACATCGCCACGGTGGGCCAGGCCATCGACTGCGACGAGGCGACCTTGCTGGCCGCGCTCGACGAAGCGCGACAGGCCGGCGTCGTGAGCGAGAGCTCACGGGACTTCGACACGCATCGTTTCGCGCACGCGGTGGTCCGCCAGGCGCTCTACGACGAGCTGGGCCTCAGTCGCAGGGCGCGCCTGCACCGGCAGCTGGGCGCCGCGCTCGAGGCCCGCTACGGCGTGGACTCCGGCCGTCACGCCGCCGAGCTCGCCCGCCACTTCTACCTCGGCGCCGGAGCCGGTGGCGTCAACGACGCGCTGCGCTATCTCCGGCTCGCAGCCGACTACGCGCTGCAGCAGGTGGCCTACGAGGCGGCCGCCGACCATCTCGCCCGGGCACTCGAGATCGTGTCGGTCTACCGCCCCTCCGACGAGCTGGAGCGCTGCCACCTCCTCCTGGCCATCGGCAGGGCCTGCATGAAGGCGGGACGGACGAGCGACGCCAATGCCCGGTTCCTCGAGGCCTTCGACGTCGCCGACCGCTGTGGGCGCGCCGACCTGCTCGCCGAAGCTGCCCTGGGCTACGGCGGGGTCCTGCCCGCGGGGTCCGAGCCGAACCCGCAGGCGCGCGCCCTTTTGGAGTCGGCGCTCCCCGCGCTCTCGCCCGAGGACGGGCGCGCCCGGGCCCTGGTACTCGGCCGGCTCGCCCAGTGGGGCCACTTCGACCGCCCTCGGGCGGAACGGGAGGCCCTGGTCGACGAGGCGGTGGCCATCGCCCGCCACCTCGACCAGCCGTCGACGCTGGCCGCCGTGCTCGGGTACCGCTACTGGGCGCTCGACGGTCCCGACGACCCGGAGCAACAGGTCGCCGTGGCCATGGAGATCCGCCGCCTGGGCGAGCAGACCGGCGACCGCGAGACCGTGCTGCACGGGCTGAAGTGCGAGCTGCACTCCCGGTTCGAGCTCGGCGACTTCGAGAGGTCCAGACGCGTCGCTGCGGACCTGGGGGCGATCGCCGCCCAGATGCAGCAGCCCGAGTACCTGCGCCTCGGCTGCATGTGGGACAGCCTGGTGGCGGGCATCGAGGGCCGGTACGCCGACGCCGAGCAGAGCGCGGCGCAAGCCGCTGCCATCCTGGAACGGACCGAGCATCCGCAGCTGTACGCGCTGTACGTGGGCCTCTCGCTGCCCTGGCGCTGGCTCCAGGGGCGGATGGAGGAATTGCGCCCCCTGCTGGAATTGGGCAAGACGGGTCGCGCCTCGCTGGGCGAGTCCGCGCTCGTGGCGTGGGTGGCGAGCGAGATCGGCCATGGCGACCAGGCCGGGGCGACCCTGGCGAGCCTCGACCCCGCCGAGGTCACCGACAGCGACCACAATTTCCATTGGTGGTTCCTCGTGGTGGCGCTCGCGCAGACGGCGTGGAACCTCGGCGACCGGCAGTGGGCGGCCGTCGTCTCCGACATCATCGAGCCCTACGCCGACCACAACTGCCGGGGAGGGCAGGCCACCTTCCTCGGCGCCGCTTCCATGCACCTCGGCGCCCTGTCGCTGCTGCTCGGCCGCAACGTTGCCGCCGTCGCACACCTCGAAGCGGCCCTGGCCCGCCACCAGTCGATGCGGGCCCGGCCCTTCGCCTGCCTGACCCAGGGCCTGCTCGCCACCGCCCTGCGGCGCGACGGCTCGGCGCACAGCGTGGCGCGCGCCCGACAGCTCGAGGACGAGGCGGGCACGACGGCGGCGGCGTTGGGGATCGCGCCGCGCTTCTCGCCGCCGGGATCCTGA
- a CDS encoding OB-fold domain-containing protein translates to MVSPVSIKAVSIMAVGAAAPSLRLPAAEVAAAWGTSGGKGQAAVCAADEDALTLSWLAAVRALATAACSPGDVDGIWWGTSRPPFAEGPSLALLSAALRLRTEVGGALLSGSAHAGMEALVAAWDAIAAGSAATALVVAGDAVVPGGGTGWEPRVAAGAVALVLAAGSGPASLVSRTQRTRPVLDRYRGDGEGTTRDLYDGRLFREEVFLPMLTEVGRAVGEADAWSLPDPDGRMGAALARKLGADASASAAAYAELGDTGAAAPLLGLRVALRSSGRAAVVGYGGGRATGVALQVDAPVPGADDAFDDGAVVTYAEVLRARGQLVPSGEPIPMGVPPGGAGHVRGGVELLALQGGHCVECGAINVPPSVHPACIRCGANKFEVRDLERTGTVHTFIVNHSMPAPFVAPLPLAVVDLDDGARVQLQGMPQDAAQLRIGDRVELLLRRYAVERGVPVYGYKVRRVAS, encoded by the coding sequence ATGGTCTCGCCCGTCAGTATCAAGGCCGTCAGTATCATGGCCGTCGGTGCTGCTGCACCCTCGCTGCGGCTGCCTGCCGCCGAGGTGGCGGCCGCGTGGGGCACGAGCGGCGGCAAGGGTCAGGCCGCGGTGTGCGCGGCCGACGAAGACGCGCTGACGCTGTCGTGGCTCGCTGCCGTGCGGGCGCTCGCCACGGCGGCGTGCTCGCCCGGCGACGTCGACGGCATCTGGTGGGGCACGAGCCGGCCGCCGTTCGCCGAGGGCCCGAGCCTCGCGCTCCTCAGCGCAGCGCTGCGGCTGCGGACCGAGGTCGGCGGTGCGCTGCTGAGCGGCTCGGCCCACGCCGGCATGGAGGCCCTCGTCGCCGCGTGGGACGCCATCGCTGCCGGAAGCGCGGCGACAGCCTTGGTCGTTGCCGGCGATGCGGTCGTCCCGGGCGGGGGCACGGGTTGGGAGCCGCGGGTGGCGGCAGGGGCGGTAGCGCTGGTGCTCGCCGCCGGCTCCGGTCCGGCTTCGCTCGTGTCGAGGACTCAGCGCACGCGTCCGGTGCTCGACCGTTACCGGGGCGACGGCGAGGGCACGACGCGTGATCTCTACGACGGGCGGCTGTTCCGCGAAGAGGTGTTCCTTCCGATGCTCACCGAGGTCGGCCGGGCCGTGGGAGAGGCCGACGCCTGGTCGCTGCCCGACCCCGACGGCCGGATGGGTGCTGCGCTCGCCCGCAAACTCGGTGCGGACGCCTCCGCGTCGGCGGCTGCGTACGCCGAGCTGGGTGACACCGGCGCGGCGGCGCCGCTGCTGGGCCTGCGCGTCGCCTTGCGCTCGTCGGGGCGCGCCGCAGTCGTCGGTTACGGCGGGGGCCGGGCGACCGGCGTCGCGCTCCAGGTCGACGCCCCGGTCCCCGGCGCGGACGACGCGTTCGACGACGGCGCCGTCGTCACGTACGCCGAAGTGCTGCGCGCTCGTGGTCAGCTGGTACCGTCCGGAGAGCCGATCCCCATGGGCGTGCCACCGGGCGGAGCCGGGCACGTGCGAGGTGGTGTGGAGCTGCTGGCGCTCCAGGGCGGCCACTGTGTGGAGTGCGGCGCGATCAACGTGCCGCCGTCGGTGCACCCGGCGTGCATCCGGTGTGGTGCGAACAAGTTCGAGGTGCGAGACCTCGAACGGACCGGCACCGTCCACACGTTCATCGTGAACCACTCCATGCCAGCGCCGTTCGTCGCACCGCTCCCGCTGGCCGTCGTCGACCTCGACGACGGTGCCCGCGTGCAGCTGCAGGGGATGCCCCAGGACGCCGCGCAGCTCCGCATCGGTGATCGGGTGGAGCTCCTGCTCCGTCGCTACGCGGTCGAGCGGGGCGTGCCCGTGTACGGCTACAAGGTACGGAGGGTCGCATCATGA
- a CDS encoding GNAT family N-acetyltransferase, whose protein sequence is MTSPESPFERLDADRADAVVELCRRCLDDPPTADEVLAGLYSPDQPVVVRGDPDIGIVAAVPAGSQGYIRLLGVDPAARGRGHGTALLRAAEADLAALGATSVQVGADPPYYLYPGVETSQTALLCLLERHGYQRVDSIVNMEVDLRSLPPDPGGHVLAGAGERAEVGAWLEEHWPSWKAEALRALERSTLVISRDDLGIAAFCAYDVNRGGLLGPVAVRGDLWGKGVGRPLIVGALHRMRRSGRSRAEVAWVGPLRPYVRVGARVSRVFFVHRRALGRQGA, encoded by the coding sequence ATGACGAGCCCAGAGTCCCCGTTCGAGCGGCTCGACGCCGACCGGGCCGACGCGGTGGTCGAGCTGTGCCGGCGCTGCCTCGACGACCCGCCGACGGCCGACGAGGTGCTCGCCGGCCTCTACAGCCCCGACCAACCGGTGGTGGTGCGCGGCGACCCCGACATCGGGATCGTGGCCGCCGTGCCGGCAGGTTCCCAGGGCTACATCCGGCTCCTCGGGGTCGACCCGGCGGCCCGGGGTCGGGGGCACGGGACGGCCCTGCTGCGGGCGGCGGAAGCCGACCTGGCCGCGCTGGGTGCCACCTCGGTGCAGGTGGGGGCCGACCCTCCCTACTACCTGTACCCGGGGGTCGAGACGTCGCAGACGGCGCTGCTGTGCCTGCTCGAGCGCCACGGCTACCAGCGTGTCGACTCGATCGTCAACATGGAGGTGGACCTGCGGTCGCTCCCGCCCGACCCGGGTGGCCACGTGCTGGCGGGCGCGGGCGAGCGGGCCGAGGTGGGGGCGTGGTTGGAGGAACACTGGCCGAGCTGGAAGGCCGAGGCTCTGCGGGCACTCGAGCGGTCGACGCTCGTCATCAGCCGCGACGACCTCGGCATCGCCGCGTTCTGCGCCTATGACGTCAACCGCGGCGGACTCCTCGGGCCGGTCGCCGTCCGGGGCGACCTGTGGGGGAAGGGCGTGGGCCGGCCCCTGATCGTCGGCGCCCTGCACCGCATGCGCCGGTCGGGGCGCTCGCGGGCCGAGGTGGCCTGGGTGGGCCCGCTCCGGCCCTACGTCCGGGTGGGGGCCAGGGTGAGCAGGGTCTTCTTCGTCCACCGGCGCGCCCTCGGTCGACAGGGGGCGTAG
- a CDS encoding patatin-like phospholipase family protein produces MPTPPATPRGPQGRPVLPGGVFMGPGTTRRVAGTGASRRWLSRYRRLRAPRRKVRTAFVFAGGGSRGSAQVGMLQALLDRGITADVVYGASVGAINAAGFCGEPTTAGVDRMVERWRQITREDVFPQGRFPTPWRFFQQREAVHPNDGVRAIIDSGLTFERLEQSPIPLEVVATSLTDGRTQWFTEGSAAERILASTALPALLPPVEVDGEAFIDGGVVDNVPIGRAIAQGAERIFVLLCGPLHYTPHRYRRPVEAVLTAFFIAVHAKFARELERLPEGVEVVVFTVDSEPVSRYDDFSATDTLIAAGRANADIVLDFWERGGVGDTFRPAPAPVDTEAPASEGEAV; encoded by the coding sequence GTGCCCACGCCTCCCGCGACCCCCCGGGGGCCGCAGGGCCGGCCCGTCCTCCCCGGCGGCGTGTTCATGGGCCCCGGGACCACACGCCGCGTGGCGGGCACCGGCGCCTCGCGGCGGTGGCTCAGCCGCTACCGCCGCCTGCGGGCGCCGCGTCGGAAGGTCCGCACCGCCTTCGTCTTCGCCGGCGGGGGCTCGCGGGGCTCGGCGCAGGTCGGCATGCTCCAGGCCCTCCTGGACCGGGGGATCACCGCCGACGTGGTGTACGGAGCGTCGGTGGGGGCCATCAACGCCGCCGGGTTCTGCGGTGAGCCCACGACGGCGGGCGTCGACCGCATGGTGGAGCGCTGGCGCCAGATCACCCGCGAGGACGTGTTCCCCCAGGGCCGCTTCCCGACGCCGTGGCGGTTCTTCCAGCAGCGCGAGGCCGTCCACCCCAACGACGGGGTCCGCGCCATCATCGACTCCGGGCTCACCTTCGAGCGCCTCGAACAGAGCCCCATCCCCCTGGAGGTGGTGGCCACCTCCCTCACCGACGGGCGGACGCAGTGGTTCACCGAGGGCTCCGCGGCGGAGCGCATCCTCGCCTCCACCGCCCTGCCCGCCCTGCTCCCGCCGGTGGAGGTGGACGGCGAGGCCTTCATCGACGGCGGCGTGGTCGACAACGTGCCCATCGGGCGGGCCATCGCCCAGGGCGCCGAGCGCATCTTCGTCCTGCTGTGCGGCCCGCTGCACTACACGCCGCACCGCTACCGCCGCCCCGTCGAAGCCGTGCTGACGGCGTTCTTCATCGCCGTGCACGCCAAATTCGCCCGCGAGCTCGAGCGCCTACCGGAGGGCGTCGAGGTCGTCGTGTTCACCGTCGACAGCGAGCCGGTGTCGCGCTACGACGACTTCTCGGCCACCGACACCCTGATCGCCGCCGGCCGGGCCAACGCCGACATCGTCCTCGACTTCTGGGAGCGCGGCGGCGTGGGCGACACCTTCCGGCCCGCCCCCGCCCCCGTGGACACCGAGGCACCCGCGTCGGAGGGCGAGGCGGTCTAG